GTTTCTTACCTTGCTACTATGCAAACATTAACAGCTAAAGTGTGCAACGAAGaacaaataatagaagaaatttatCACAAGATAGGACATTTTGAGAATAGTGTATATCATATCAGTCAAGATTCTCTTCTTAAAAGATGACTTGAATTCGGTTTTATTGATATAGCAATCTCAGAAATTACAGCTGAGACATAAAATTATCTATTGTAATAGTCGTTGTCAAAGTAGCAGTAAGAGATAGATCCAACTGGTGTCAAAGTAAACACTGCACATTTGGTACATTAAATTCTATACTAAAGCATGCAACAGGAACACTTACTATGACATCAGCATCGAGAAGAAACCTCCTACGCTCTGTGTCATCAGCTAGAATCTCCTTAAATATTTCAGGATCTGAAAGTTCCTCAGAGTGCATTGTCATTTGCCTCATTTCTGTCCCTATAGCCCAATCATGATCTTTGCCTGGTTTTTCCACACATACGTCacaatattctttgaaaatgaCATGATATTGAAAATCCTCATCAGCTGAaacaaattaacattttttaaattcttacaGTAGTCAAGTAATGTTGTACAGATAACAGAAGCATCATgaattttgagaaaaaaactgaGTTGTTTCTCTTGTTGTGTAATACTGATGTTGTTTCACAATCTAACGTAGGCCACACCAACTCAAGCACTAGGTGCTTGCGCGCCTCGGTGTCGCGGCGCCTTGTGGAACGACAACCGTGCCTAGCAGCACCAGTGCTTTGCCATTCCCTCCCCTCTTTCCTCCCATATAGAGGCTGTAGCAGCCTGTGCATGACGGAGAAAATGCTCGCCCTCGTGCAGTCCTCTGAGCATATCGCTACAGTAAATATCAAAGCATCAACAGTGTGCTGTCACTACAAAAATATACATTCCAAAACACACGAGGGGATTGTTGGACAGAAGTGAACTGattattaaattaaaatcagaACTGCCATGATCTGAAGAGGTAAACCTTGTTTATATTGTGCattctaaaagaaaaacaaaaatatacctTTTTGCAATTGTACTTATAGAAACTTGCGCTACTTCTCTGTAGATAGTTTTGTTAAACTAAATTATGAGACTGTTTTGTATGGTAAGATTTTAAAGTTAATTATTGCTGTTGTCCCACAGGCTTCTGAATTGAACTGCACATCGGAAAGCACAGTTCAAGCAAGCTATGTCTGTTGCACTGAAAATTGCATAAAGTGGAAGACCTTTTACGAATGGCTAATTTGTAAAAAGAGTGATCAGAAGTAATATGTCCATCTGCAGTGGCCCTATTTGAGATGCTACACTTGTCTGAATATACAATTTCTCAAAATAGTGCATGAAATTGCTGTGGAATTAAAGGAGCACTTGCCCAATAAATGTTGTAACTTCTTAGAGTACTTAATTGCCCTCGATGAGAGTACTAACAATCACAGCATAGCTCACCTTGCAATTTTCACAGTAAGATATGTCGAAAAGGGTTTCACTGTTGCCAGCGAACTGTTGGATGTTATTTCTTAGAAAAGTGTTACAACCAGGGAAGATATTTCCCTGGCTATAGAGGTGGTTCTGAACGATATGCAGTTGTTACTCGAGTGCCTTTACAGAACTGCGATTGATGGGGCCCCTGAAATGTTGTTTGAAGGGGTAAGTTTTGTAGAGTGTATGAAAAAAAAGTGCACTACCTAGGCTTCCCCCAATTTTGACAATACACTGCCTTTTAGAGTAGAAAGCAAAGCAGGAATTTAAAGGATTTTTGAAGGATCTTGAATCAATTCACAAAGACGTTCCTTTTTACTGTATCACACAATGATTAAGCTGCTCTACTCTCAGTCTTTTTTGATTTGAGACAAGAAATAGCTGTGTTCACTGATATGAAAGTCTGTCCACAGTCAGCCTTGATGATGAGCAATGGATCACTGACCTCACTTTCATGAAAGACATCATGGGGTATTTACATGATTTAAATATCAAAcaagggaaaaataaattaattggcACTATGTGTGACTGTATTGAAAGTTTCAAATTGCATCTTTTGCATTTTAAAAGTCAGCTTCAAAGAGGAAATTTGGACAATTTTCCCTCTCTAATATCCTTGAATTTAGGTACTTATGAACACATCAATGATCACACAAAAGCGGTACAGTCATTGCATAAAGAATTTGAAGATAGGTTGGAAGAAATAAAACTAGTAAAACCTGTACTCAAAGTTTTTATGACACCTTTTTTGGTGCATCCAGAGGGTGCCCCCCAAGTCTCCATGTTGAGCTGAAAAAACTACAGTGCTATTCAATGTTGGCAGATCTGAACCATTACAAAGGTGATTTGATTTCATTTCATAAAGGCATTGATCAACAAGAATTCCTGAGGTTTCATGCCCCTGACCTTAAATGTGTTGCTATGTTCAGAACAATGTTTGTTTGTGAACAAATGTTTTCAATTATGAagattaacaaaacaaaaacatgggCAAGTTTGTCCGATGTTTCATTGGAAACTATACTTCGAATTGCAATTGCAATAACAATtattacaaatattggaaaattaCGGGCTTCAAAGTCATGCTAAAAATAAACaaagaatgttgtaaattagtTCAAAATAAGAAGAGCAATGAACTATTCATCGTGTCTGTACAcaaaactgttattattattattattatttattttaatactgGCATGCCGCCTGGCAAGTGCTGATTTGCCCAGCCCTATTCAACAACATGTTTCTCTCCTGCCACTGCCACAACAGTGGTGTGTGTGCCTCCCTCACCCCACTGGCAGTACAGTAGAGCACTGGTGCTTTTGCCAGTGCTGGCTGGTGTTCATGAAGCACCTGAGTTGGTGTGGCCTGATCCAATGGCACTATCTTTCATATCGAAACTGACTACCAAAGAACttccagcccaagatgctggagggcgtgtgtgtgtgtgtgtgtgtgtgtgtgtgtgtgtgtgtgtgtgtgtgcgtgtgtgtgttttgctgatgaaggctgtggccaaaagctttatgtaagtgtcttttagttgtgcctgtctgcaatttgatgtgtcttctgtatggtaagtagcaatctgtcttttgctACATTATTGATACTCCTACCTGCAGTTTCCATTGTCTGAGTTTTACCAAGGAAGTTGATATTTTAATACTGTCAGCAGATTTTACTAAATAAATGAGGACTAGTCATTATGGTTTTTtaatccttttctttttttgtcaacTGGTTTTCCAAAAGCTGATCATTTTTATAGCAAAATAAGAATGGATTTAACATAAGTATAAACACACActgattaataaataaaacttgtgTATATTTTGAACAATATGTGGTATATTGTAATTATGTTACTTATAAAATTTCTGTATGTGCTTCTGTTTGGCAATTCCATCAACATCTTTTCACAACTACACAAGCAAACCAAAAATTTCTCATTTTAATTGCTTCATTTTCTTCCAAATCTGGTACTCTACTATCCAAAAGAAGTCCTCTGCATACATTATCATCATCTTTTAGCAAATCTTCCTGTTATTGTATATACTATTAAACTACCATCAAACAGCAGAAGCATACAATCCTCAATAGCTACACAAAAACGATGGAGAatggaaaacttgctagctttcagagatATCCTTTGACGAGCTAGAGTACATGAATATACACGCACACGCTCACatgtgcattgtgtgtgtgtgtgtgtgtgtgtgtgtgtgtgtgtgtgtgtgtgtgtgtgtgtgtgtttgcactcTAGCTCTCCGACAGCTAGCAacttttccttttttgtgtgtgtttaccaACAATTCAATGCTTCTGTTTTtgctgagtggtctcctttaatcctaaagtatGTACGGTCTACAAGAACATTTCTACAACCATAAAAACATCAAAATCAAATGTCTGTTCCTGGTACTATTATAATCTGATGATAATTTCAAAACGAAACCAAAAAATAGAGCAGTACATAAATCTGACTAAGAAATGTCTAATAGTGTGCAGTAAACTTTTACCTGGAGACATGTtatcagcattgaaatctccacatataACATCAAAATCAACAACATCtgttttttccgtaaatttatactTGAACATATGAATAAATACATATGCATCTGTCACCTGCCTTGGAATGACAGGTTCATCACCCTGAAATGCTTGTGTATGCATGTTGCTGATGAAACCAACATGGCGATATAAGCCCGAGTCACTCAGCAAGACCTGTAATtgaaatgaaataagaaataaTTACTCTGAACTATTATACAAGATCAACTTTTCTAAGATGACGTTaagttccttctttcttttttctccatCTTCTTTGCTCCACGTTAAATTTAAAAAACTGGCTGGAAGTAGGTCTCTCTAATGGTAGTTATTATCCTACCTGGGATGACAGCACACCAAAACAGATTCCTAAGTTTTATTGCATTTCATTAACAAACTGCATGAAATAATTGAAATCTGTTGATACTTTCTCTAAAGTAGTTATGAATTTGTCAGGACAGATTTACTAAGTTCACAATATAGTGCTGATCATTTGCCTGTTAATGGGGACATTATGTTTGAACCTTGGAAATGAAAGAATGTGACAAAACAGCACCTGGTTTTCTCCTGTTTTAAATTTGGATTATCAATTAAGTTTTCAATGATTTCCAGTAATTTTCTTAGTATTCTGGTTAGTATAATGCAATCATTTACTTATTCATTCAACCATTCCTTCAGCATGAAGCATCTAAAACTAGCACACCTAATAACAATCCAGCTTCAAAACTTTTAGAGTTATCTATAGTTACTTATATGACAGTGCAGGTGATTTATGAGAAGTCCATATAATATTTTCTCCGTGTTCTTCAAGAGGAGAACACAAATGAATAACAGAGACCAGCAAAACTGACTGCTATCAATCAGTGCATTTATGTTGAAAAGCAGTATATTATGCACTTACATGTAAGACTGTGTTATAAAATTAAGGATTTGATCAACTACATAACAATGTGTTAATTATAAATTACATATTTCCTACTCTCATGGTCAAATATCATTCCTGGAATGGCTGTTCGTCCACTGACCAATTTCAATTTAAGTGTGGTTCACTGACATCATCAATGGAATGTGTCATTATATTGAAAGTGATGGTTATACGGCAACAACAGTTATTACTGGTTGAGAGTAACAAAAACCAAACTCCCTCTAAATTGCGCAATGAGTTTTTgttcaaattttcatagccaaatgaatagcgagaaatggacaaatggggtatcaaatACAACATGTGTagcaaaacaaaggaaaaaatgaaGTGCTTGAAGGAAAATTACACTATGAATACTTGTCCAAATGGTTTTCTTTGCACCAAGTACTATATTAAGGACATTTCAAGGACAGAAGACATTAGGAAAGTGATTTTGTAAAGGTTTCTATGGTAacacctcagtgttgtcacagctctatgTATGACTAACAGCCATTAGTGTCTCACAGTTAAAAGCTGGCAACAGCctgcttgtgtctgcgtatgtgcggatggatgtgtgtgtgtgtgcgcgcgagtgtacacctgtccttttttccccctaagggaagtctttccgctcccaggattggaatgactcctttccctctcccttaaaacccacatcctttcatctttccctctccttccctctttcctgaagaagcaaccgtcggttgcgaaagctagaaattctgtgtgtgtgtttgtgtgttttatttattgtgcctatctaccagcgctttcccgcttggtaagtcttggaatctttatataaaaATAAACACTTTCAGTGATCTCTTTTTACCACCAGAAACTCATCTGCATGATGTCATGTTCTCTCTGCTGTGATTCACTAACAGGAGCAAACCGAACTCATTTGCACAATGTCAAGTGCTCTCTGCTGTGATTCACTGATAGGAGCAAACCAAGCAGGCACACCAAGCTGATTTGCATGGTTGTGATACTGAAgtggcacatttggtagtttttgtaTTTACACTCACATACTATGAAAATACGCAGCTTAAATTATGCttaacattaatgatctctcaaacCACATCATattttttctatgatttttttaataaaaatatctgGATATGTGCTGTCACCAAATAAACTATTACCTCTGGTTACAGATTAAAAGAATGCAGAAAACAAATTATCTGTGGTGAAACTAGTAAACTGCCGGAAAACACGGTGAGACGAATACTTCAGACAGGGGTGAAGGAAAAAACAAACACCCTGGACTGTACATTTAAAGTAAGCTAACAATTCTTATGGACAGATCCATTCAAAACTGTGTTAACAGCCCTAGGTTCCTGTTTCAAGCATAGGATTGTAATAATGACCTGTAGAATGACAGGTGCCAGCTGTGTAGATATTCTGAAGAGATACAATTTCCTTCATAATTTAGTGGGAAAACAACTTTTCACATCATGAAATGTAGAAGCTATGAAATGTTATGCTGAAGGCAAATGTACAAAACAGGAGCTGTTTTCATACTACAGGAAATGTTGGTGAATCGGGAGCATGTATCAAAAGTGAACTTCCAAGTTATGATAAACCCTTCTTTTGAAAAACTTTGTGTATGGTAGCTGAGTTATTTTTCCTTTAAATGGTTAGATTTAATGGGTTTCATGTGAATTAGgcatttattttttccattaatttCAATTTGCACTTTGACATCACTGCAAATCTTCAGGAGGCACAAATCCGCAATTCCGCAAATCCGCAATTCACTCAATAATCTCATATGGAATATTAATCTCGGGTACCGCCACCCCTTgaaagaaagtgttcattgctcaaaaatgtcctGTAAGAATAATATATAGTGCCCACCTACAATCACCTAGTAGACATCTATTTAAGTAATTAGGCATTTTGCCTCAGAATATATTTATTCTCCATAAAATTAGCTGTAAACGATCTACTGCAGTTCAGAAAGAACAATGTACATAACtacaattccacaagggaaaaaacgACTTTCATTACTACACATTAGTGttgtatttagcacaaaaaggagtgcacaatgctgccagcaaaatttttaataattaagctaatgatttaaaaaaaaaagaaagagagcaaagttaaatctgaaaaccaactgcaaaagtttctccttgacaactcctaatattctgtagaagaatttctatttttgtaatgttCAATAGGTGATGGGTAGCAACTACTGACTCACAATAGTATTAAGACAAACACCATTGAAAACTTAGATGTAGCCCTATTTACATATGAATGAGCaacatgaatgtaaaattactcaTTCTACATAATTATGATTAATTATGTTATTGCTCAAAGTAAGACGACCATCTATTCCAAGGCCAAATTATGTCACCTAATGACAGCAAGACAAATTCCTGGCACCAATGAGAGTTAGGGAGTCTGTACGTGTtcatgaaacatataggttaattttCTGAATACTGCACCACTGGTTAATTTTGTCCAAGCACTGCTGTAATTATCAAGCGATGAAGAGACTGCAACAGCTCTTACAGACAACAGTATCAGTTGCATAAAGTGCAATATCACTGTCAATCTGTTTAGGTATGCCATTCATGTAAACAGAGTACTGTTTACAGCCTAACCCAATAACTTGTGGCAGTCCAACCTCAATTGGATGGAACCAATACTTACAAAGAACTGCTGCTTTGTAAGGGTGGAATCAATCCAGATTATGTGCTCAGGACATCCAAGTAGATGAGGCCATCAGAGAGATGTAGTCAAAAAATTTATCAATATTAGAAATACTGATCCTGTCTTCTCCCTTCACCCTGACATTATGGACATGATCAACCCATCACAGTGATAGCTGGAGTTTGGAATGCTCGATGTAGAAACCAAAGTACTCATACATCAGAATCCCCCCCCATGTTATTTTCAGAGGGCAGGAAGGGTGCTGGGGACATGTAAGAACTATTCACTCAAGGAGTTTGTTGAGATCTCTTAAATAGGATAGTAGTATTCAAAGAGTAGTAAGTTTTTGTTAAATTTAGGAAGGATCATAACTTGCACTGTTTTCCATGCTGAAGAGAAGTAGGACAGTTTCAGCCAAAAACTGCAAATGCTTCACAAGAGAGGTTATGGTGGCTGGAGGGAAGAGTTTAAGGACAGATGTACAAATCAGTCAGGGTCAGGGAATTTGTGATTACCTTGACACATTATTAGGATTCAAGACTGTAGGCTTGTTAACAAACCTAAACCCTGTTGTTGGCCTTGTTTTTCCGTATCTGAGTCACTCATCCAATGCTGTCATTTCCTGCCAGTAACACTCACTGTCACCAATGATGTGACTTTAGAATTATGACACTGGACTTTCATttgggaggacaactgttcaaactCCAACCCAGCCACACAGACTTAGGTTtttgtgatttccccaaatcactccaggcaaatgtcgggatggttccttcacaaGGACATGGCCAacatccttccccattcttgacacgatctgagcttgtgctccatctctaatgacttcgatgccgacaggatgttaaacctaatccttctcctccctcccttccttccttccttccttcgttcccTCCTTCCTTCAGAACCGTGACCCTTAGCTCTTCAGCCATTACTTCCACCTTTTCTTGTTCCTCACACCCAAGACCACCTTCACCATGAAAAGGCTTGTTCTCTCTGATGAGTGCTTTTTGCTGCCTGCTAATCTGTCCAATCAGTCATTGGGTAGCATCTGTTTTATCAGATCTCAGCACTTCTGTACTCCTGTAGTCGTCGTTTAAACTCATCCTCTAGTTTCTGCAGGCAGATGGTGGTCATCAGGGTCTTGACGATGTTGTACCACAGCCTACACGTTCTGAAAATGGTGGCAATGGGATTCCACGTGTTATGGGGGCAAGTTTCTAACATCATGTTCAGTGGCAAGCCTAAAGCTTGATTCAAAAGATGAGCAGGGATGGATAATGTAGGTAAAATGCTCAAAATCCAACTCCACTTCTCTTTTTGTCCACAACTGTAAAATTTCCTCCTTGTGTCTCCTACCAGAAAGTTGTAACTTTCCCAGTTGGTAATGACTGTGTTTTTACCATTGTTCCAGCTTTGTGTTGAACACTGGCTAAATTCTGAATAACTGAAATGTGATTGGAGCTCACATCATAATGCACATTGGCTGCCACACACTAGCCAACTTTTTGATCATGATTATTTgcagaaactctagaattttttctTGAACTGAATGGTATTTGTGTAGACTCTTTGGGACCAATGACGTCAGCAGGCAAATCTTTCGCTAAGCCTACACGACCTCTGTCAACTAGACAGTTAACAATACATGCGACACTACAAGAACAATTTTCATTTTGTAGACTGGATAGCCAAGTACATTGTACCCTTTCGGTGGTGTTCTGCTGGATACAGTCCATGTTGTCTATACACGAAGATACAAAACAGCCTTTTTTCTTAAAACAGATACACATGTGATATCTAACACATACTGTAGGGACACGAGAGAACAGCCAACAAAATGAGAGGAATTAATAAGTCTCAACAGTCAACAACAGCCTCCACTTTCGGCGGAACAACACATTATTTCAGACCAACCGCACAAAAAACAGACAAAATCAGATGTTTCAGATGGTGGACTGTTATCTATCTGATATCAGTCATCACCGTTTTACCGAAGCCCAAGATGTCCACATGTATCTTCGCATGCTGATTATCATTCGCTGCCTGTCATGACCATGTTAAATAGACAAGCACCAATTGAGATGCTGATCGGTTTACATCTTTATGGCTTCAGTCCCAGGGACAACCATGTTTTGGTGGACTCAGAGTTATCTGTTTGCACAAAACCACTGCTTTTACCCCAGGGAGCCACATGAAATTATTAGCATATTACTTATCTTCCACCCACACACTTCAAGATATActgtttaattttgttgtttcattgcaaataaaaattaataacgcACTTTTTAATGTAAGTGATCCCCTAGGGGCACATTTCCTTCATGTAATGTTTTCCGAAACCAAGTAATTTGTTCCAAAATGTATAAATCATTTCCTTTCGGCAGTTTGGCACCCAacaatcataatttaaaaaatgactgCTATGAGTGCAGAGCCACTTGTGTCAGATTATAGTGGGAAGATGAGTGGAAATCTCTGTAAGTAACATGGATCCAAACTGATATTTTTCAATATGAAGACCCCTAATGGTTTGACAAGCTCTGTGGTCAGTCAATCAGTTTCTGTTCAATGGTGGTGGCAGGCACTCACCAGTCCAAGTGTATTACAGCACAACTGACTGTTTTCATGCACTGGATACATCAAACTTCATAGAAATAGTTGTTTTACATGTcaataaatatttgtttcatgtTGTGCCTCTACTA
This region of Schistocerca gregaria isolate iqSchGreg1 chromosome 7, iqSchGreg1.2, whole genome shotgun sequence genomic DNA includes:
- the LOC126281426 gene encoding sphingomyelin phosphodiesterase 5-like isoform X2, whose amino-acid sequence is MKLVQVLLSDSGLYRHVGFISNMHTQAFQGDEPVIPRQVTDAYVFIHMFKYKFTEKTDVVDFDVICGDFNADNMSPADEDFQYHVIFKEYCDVCVEKPGKDHDWAIGTEMRQMTMHSEELSDPEIFKEILADDTERRRFLLDADVIVHGHHLRMAVANPEKDGLIRPVPWGGMRRIDRILFNKTISGSVPVGYCFSTALTNLTDHLPIYMTLTNKHCMETKTL